AATTGGTACAGAACAAGTGAATAATTTATAGGGAGAAAAAGCGCTGGGTTTTCGGAAGGTGCGCAGAGACCAGGAAGCCACAGCTGTTTCTGGGAGCTGACAGGAAAACAATGGCACCTTCTACAAATTCCGCGGCACACTGCTGCCCTCCTGAGGCCAACATTTACCATTGGTTCATATGTCTTAAGAAAGGGCTGTAAGGCCGACTACAAAGTCAGATCCATTAAGTTTTAAATATTCATGCATTTCATTAAAGCTATCATAATTGGTCTACCGTACACATTGATTATGCACAGACCATCAAGTGTTTAACCTCTGAAAGCTTGCGTGCGTATTTAAATATATCTGTTATGTCCTGTCTTGGTGGCTTCAGAGAAATCTTCGGCAACAAGGAGTTGAGCTAGgccggggagggggaaggagagggaatgaTAGCGCAGGGCTGAAGGAAAAAAGAGAGCGCCTCCGGATGTTTCAGAAACAAAAAAGACATGGGGAATATTGCATTACGTTTCCCTGACTACAATACCAGTGCTTCTGTCCCATTTGCTAACATTCTTTTCACACTTAAGTACTTGTTGTGTTATGGACCTGTGGCTTTTTGAGCAATATACCAGCATGTCACACTATTATTCACACCAGTGGCAGTGGGTGCCCCAACAAAGAACATCATTGGATGACATCATTACTCCTCACCCTTTACACAAATGTGTGCTTCTGTTAACCCATGATCTCTCcatgaaagaaaggaaataaCTGTGTGCCAGTCTACTGCCCAaaattttgtcactttactcCCACCATTTTCCAAATCTGTTGAAGATTCAACTGGCAAACTTTGAAACAGAATCCAAAAATACAGTGCAAAAAATGTGAGGCAAGCCGATTGGTCTCTTTGCACCCCACCACGTTTGTGTCTTTTTTTATGATTTACAATAATTGTGTAAAAAGGATTTGCCTTAAAATGAGACACACCTTGAAAGGGATAAAGGAAACTAGTGAAAAAGACATTTATTGGCATTTGAAAAATACTCCCTAGGATTGCAGCGTTACAATTTCAGCTTCAAATTCATTTTGTGGAAGATCAACTGTTGATTAGCCAGCTCTAACACAAAAGTACTGAATTTTGTTTTGCTATGGTGAATACAAATCCTTCTTTGCAAGCTGAAATTTACATTCACTGGCTTTTTGTTTACTCCATTCATTTACAAATCTTTGTCAAAAGGAACATTCAGCCTTTCTATCCTACGAGGCTTTGGTGAGGTGTTAACATTTTGGTTAAAATGCAATTCGGGCACAGTAATGTTTTAACTTGCAAGGTAGGATGCCTTTATTGAGCTGGTAGAACTCCACTAGTTGAATGAGATCAGAAAATCTGGTGTGGCCGTCATCCAGAGTATAAAACAGCttgccttcctcttccaactgcAAAAAGAGGAAACACCACATCAACAATAATTTCCATTGTGCTCTGCAACCCTTATTTCATTCATCCAGCCTCTGCGATGATGGTTAGGTAGATACTCACTTGCCACTAAGAACATCAAGACCAAGTCTAGATTGGGACTTTAGATTCTTCAACACATAAAGATCAGCTCCCATAATTTTGGAGCCTCATTTGCAGGCTGTGATGTTGGATCTCCATGTTGCAAAAAATTTGGAGGGGGCATCACAAATCTGAGTAATGTTTGCCcattctgggggagggggagcagggggaAGGAAGCACACCCTTGTGTTGCCAAGGCAACAAGAAGATGTGCCCCTCTTTTTCTGTGATGTGCCATAGCTTCTCAACAAAAGACTGGAAGGCTAATCACttaaaggctgcagtcctaagacAAATAATAAAGAAGGGGGGATATATTGCTTTGAAGGTTTTTGCCCATTGTCACTGATTTGCTTCTTCGTTTTTGTGATGTTCTACTGGTTAATATTATTTGCCTTTGTCACCTTGAGGCAAGAAGGTAAGCCATAAATCCGAAAACAAAGAGATAGATTTGAATACGCTTTGCTTTAACTCTGGAAGCCCTTGCATATACCAGGCAGAAAAATGGCAGAATGCGGGAAGCTTACCCAGAGATCTGATATTGCTGAAAATATATTAGGAGGGATGAGCAAAGTCTCGAAAACCACAGAGCAGACTTCCAGCATCCGCAATATTGGGCCTCCGTTCCTTGGATATCTCCATTTCGCCCATCCCCATGTCCAACAGGAGCATCAGGCAAAGACCTGTCTTTTTTTAGTGTTCATTCTGActcactgtgtgtgtttttttaaaaaattcccttttGCTTACGAATCCTGCCCTGTTTTCTGATAAAATATAAGGAAGTTGTGCTTGCCTTTTGACTCTCAACAGATTCTAACAAGACCTAGGACACTCAAAACATatgggaagaaaaataaaactagaACGACAGGCCTATAATCTGAAAGACAGCATGTATACATACATTCATAattattatctctctctctctctctctctctctctctctctctctctctcacacacacacacacacacacacacacacacacacacaaacacgtattatttaatatatttctatcCTACCTTTTAGGGGGAAACAAATATTTCAAGGAAACTCACAATactatattaattaattaattaattaaaatgtgcaaaacaccataatttaaaaCTAGATAACACTAaaagaaaaaatgtgtttgtgtacactagcatttggattttaaaaaatgcagagacTATTGTGAGGAGTTCCATTAGAATTCTATTTTCATGTGTGAGAGCTTTTAATTCTCAAACCATCCCTGTTTCACAGAAAACTGTAAGCAGCAGGTTTTAGACATTAGAAACAGAATGAATTACCAAGAGGCATGCCACTGTTTTGGCAGTAGTATAAAAACCATTGAGGAAAATATATACTACCCGTCCACAAACTTGCTGGCTATACTTACGGGTACAATTTGAAAGTGCTTTATTTTCAATCCATGGCTCAGTGACAGCACAAAGGTTTTGGGGTTACTCTGGCTATCCCGTACCAAGAAAacactaggaggaggaggaggaggaggaggaggaggaggaggaggaggaggaggaggaggaggagaaagaaacaaGTATCAAGCACTTTGAAAATGTGGCAGTGGTGAGTTAAGTTTTGTAGATTTCCTAACAAGCATAAAAGTTTAGGGACAGAAATAAGTACTTGTCCACAGCAAAGAGACATTATTTTATCTACTTAACTGGCAAATCTGCGACAGCAATGAATGCATTCTCAACCTCTCTTAATATCCTTGCATTTCAGCACCCCATCTAGTGGCCAAAGAATGAAACCTGAACCAAACATTCACCAGTTATCCAAGATCAATGTGTTATCTCGGCAACTTTGTGGTCCCAATTCCACCATTTGCCAAGCAAGATAATGGGAACATAGAGGCAGGGCCAAACATGTTAAGAGAGGCTCAGTGGTCCTGTTAGGGTGGGttgctattctagactgcatcaacagaagtatagtatccTGATCAAGGACAATAAATTTAGGAAACCACAGAAaacagccataccttggatctcaaatgctggtcctgaatggggtaactgtgcccctgaaggaccaggtgtgcagcctgggagtcattttggactcacagctgtccatggaggtgcaggtcaattctgtgtccaggacagctgtttatcagctccatctgatacgcaggctgagaccctacctgcccgcggactgtctcaccagagtggtgcatgctctagttatctcccgcttggacttctgtattttggtgttttgttggaagccgcccagagtggctgggggaacccggccagatgggcggggtataaataataataatattatattatattattattattattattattattattattattatttggctcctgaacaaatcagatCCCAAGCAATTGAAACCCAGGTGTGagtgttttggttttcgaacgattttcggaagccaaacgtccggaactgcttccgattggctgcaggagctttgtgcagtcaatcagaagccacactttggtttccaaacattttggaagtcaaacagacttccggaatggattcaatttgacttccaaggtacgactgtatccagGAAGGTAGTGACGTCCAAGCTGGTGCCACAAACTCTCTCACCAAATTTAAGACCACCTGTACATGCTTTCAAGGCAGCCAGTAGCGTATCATCTGCCTGTTATGTTCGATTACGTTTTCTCATCGTGGCTCATGAGAACAATTTGACTGCTCAAGCAGCTAAGTTGGcccaattttaataaataaaaaaataaaataatgatgatgatgatggttggAACTCTTACCCATCTACCAGTCCTTGTCGCAAAATTAGTTGGTGTGCCTCATCTCTAGAGATCTTATGGTGAAACCATGGCTGTGAACTGTGTATGGCTGAAACGtcaggaagaaaggggaggggaaattctTACTAGGATCGTTTTTGTGTACGACAATAGTGTTGCATTCCATAAGACCCTCTGAATGGTACATACCTATATTCGATGGCACATTCTGCAGAGTATTGGGACTACTGTGAGAACCAAGTCGCAGACACCCTTTTTTCTAcgtgggaagaaagaaagaaaattgtaaatatttcagaagaaaagaaaaaaaccaacagaAAAAAACATTGTAATGGACTTTTTTTTTTCTACCCGCCATGCTAATCCTTCTTCCACTGCAACTGAAAGGGCTTCGGTGGGGTTTTCAATCACTCTGGATTTATGTCCTGTGAAGTCCATGGCCACTAGAGAATTCTCTGAAACACTTCtctgcaaaaaaggaaaaggggaaaaatccatttaaaaacattACTGGCCGAAACATTTCACAATATCTCTTCAGTGTTCTGTTTTAGAAACAGCATTTGGCTTCTCCCTGAACCACTCTCAGAGCAATAATAATCTTTGCATCTATTGATTAGCCAGTTGGAAAGTATATTAAAAATAAGGCAAAAGTGTTCTGTATATATATTGCAATAAATATGTCCTGAGGGATTATCCAGTTATCAAGATCAGGAAAAAAGatatttcatatatatttaaGAGGGTTTACACTCCACTCTCTGCTTATTCGACACCATAACAATTCTGCTCGTATATCTACGGGGAAGATTTTACGGTAGTTAATATAAAAATGGGCGAGATAACTTTCTGACAGCTGCTGCAACAGTGGGAAGCAAAAGCTTAAAGAAGAAATAAATGCCTATCTGAGGAGGACCACCTATTTAAATGGTATTAGGATGATGGCAAAAGTGGTAAAAAGAATTATCTACGTCTTTGCCCTATCTCTTGCTGAAATTTGATGGCTTCTAAGAGCTTATTCTGAGCCATGTAACTAAGTGAATAGAGAAATGGCCCACAGAGGGCACAGGTGGGCAACACATGAGCTAGAGGTAGCCCTCGGTCACTCTAGGTACCGTCGCTTCAGGTAGGGTATCATCAGCCAGGTAGCATCACTGATTTTGGCACAGGCAGGATAACCTTTTGTCCACTGGGAAACATGAAACATCTCTCCCGACAGCAGCCGTGCTCCCCATATAGCCAAAATCACTGCAGACAACTATCTTGGTGGCATGAGGAACATTGTGAGGCAGGTTAAACACTGTATGTCCGcgcaagaggggggaaaggttgtGTGCGCatgttagggtgtgtgtgtgtgtgtgactgtaccccccctttccccaccactgcaTGTGGGCCTTGGGGCCCCCCAAAGCTTGCCTAGCTCAGAGATATAGGAACTGTCCTCCCCCCTTTTGTAGAGCTTGCATTGCACTCTATATAGAATCAACCCAAATACCGTTTTTTTCAGCAGCTGCTAAGATACAGGCACATATCAAAAGGGATGAAAGTATCTCACTGAGGTTCATCCATATGGTCCTGTGCATGGTTCATGTAAGGGGAGCAGGGAGCTAAGGTTAGTTTAACATCTTTGGCAGAAATAGTATGAATTAAGGGTGCAGGTAATAGGATGCCCTGAGAACAAATTACAGCATAATGTAATACTCTTGCAATACTAGGGGAAACCCAGCAGATAACTGGGGCCGGGTGGGGGCTGGGAGAAAGCAGAAGGCCGGGTTGTGTGGATCAGAATTGCTTCATACGAGCTGAGAAGTACCTACCACAGGTGTGCTCCGAGAAATGCACCCACTTCTACCTTGATAGGGGTGCATGTAATTCTGGTAAAGCTGCATCCCATACTACAaacaaagaagaaggaaaagaactATTACAGTCTTGTGGATTTCAAGATCAACAGTCGGAAAGTGCTGAGGTGAATTCTGCCAACCACAAAGTGGGTAATTTCCATCACACTTTGCCTCTCCCCATAATCTTCCcgctccctttttttttaaaaaaaaaaaagcaagctttgAAGTAGTTAGTAGGTAGCTACTTTTCTGTTTCCCAGATAAGGATGTTGACACTCCTTTGCAgggagttttaaaaaatatttaagaacAGAAAAGCTGGATTAGACCAAGCTGTCTACCTACGCCAGCATTCTCCTCCAACAGTAGCCGGCCATATAGGTTTAGATCCTTTCCCCGCCTTCCAGGAACAAAACAGAGTTCATGGCCCCGGATCTGCCCCATTCACCCTTTCCTCTGCAACCCATGGAAATTTCCCCCTGGACATTGGGAGACTGTTTAGCATGGCATGTGATATAATTTCTAAACTTCCCTCTTAATCGTATTGTAAAATTCACCTGTATTGGCAAGTAAGCCTgagtggctgcaatcctaaaattATTTCATAGGGAGCAAGCCCCGCTGAAGTTAGGGGGTCTTACTTTCAAGACCCTTTATTAATAATAACCATTACTAAACTTTTTATTTGTCGTGTCCATATGCTTTAATCATTAAAGGGTaactaagaatcatagaatcatagagttggaagagaccacaagggccatccagtccaaccccctgccaagcaggaaacaccatcaagagCCATACATAACCACAAAAGGGGGCGGAATTAAAAAAATTTTCCAGCTAATAAGGTATAAGAACCTCTAAGGTTACCCTTTTTAACTTAAAGAAGTTTTTATTTTACTGTCTATTcgcatgggttgttgttgtttaatctgcTGTCTTAAGTTTATAGGCGTGAtcattttctatttctattgtttcctactacagtcgtacctcggtttacaacccgctcgggttgcgaacacttcgggttacgaactccgtaaacccggaagtgttttcggcgtgcatgcgcagaagcagcgtgcacgctttgcgcatgcgcagaagcggcgcttggtttgcgaccttttcgggttacgaaccgcaatccggaacggatcgtgttcgtaacccgaggtactactgtacactgTTGGCTGCCCTGGAAACATAAAATTTATAATTGCCAAGTGTGGGGTATAATACTATGTAtgtaaaaacagaaaacacagagCTTAAGGAGATTGAAAATACCATTTTTACCCAGAGGCTGTAAAAGAGAAACGAGGCATTTTGTATACAGAAATAATTGGCAAAGACAATTAATAGGAGAGGAGGACATTTACCTTAAGCAACCGAATTGCTGTCACCCAGCAGGTCCTATTTTGTTCACTTTCTGCATAAAGTTGTTTCAGGTCTCTGGCTCCTCCTGCTTTCTGAGGCTAGAAGGCCACAGCATATTGTTTTAGCATTAATTCATATCTTGAAGGCAATACCTGTTGAAATAAAGGCCACTAATTCTCCCATTTCATAAtcaaaatatcatttaaaaaattaaatttaatttCAGTATTATTTTTCCTGGTACCAATTTTTATAACGGAAGTAAAtaaatcctcccctccccccacaaaaatatgttttatttatcATCAAAACGGTTAGGCATTTACCTTAAAGCAGAACCCATAGCTGACTGGCACTCCAGATATCTTTTTGCCTGTCAAAGACACATATATGTCACTACTGCTGAATTCACTGAAAAGCTGCAGGTGCCTTGGCTCCTAAAAGGAAGAGCAATATAAAACTATTACGGACATCTTCTTAAATTGTTTACACCAAAAAGTAGGGCGGGGAGAGACCATTCTTTAAAGTATATAATTCCCCAAGTTGGCACCTGAATGATAAAAGAAGTGTTTCAATGTAAGGTGCAACAACTTACTTTCCTGAAGTGAAACGATTTCGATCAACACCCATTTATTATTAACCTTTGTGAATTTATTAGTCGCTTTCTTTTGCCaaaggcaactcaaagcaacttacagccAAAACCAGTATGATGCCTATGCCAGCTTCGCCAACTAAGTGCCCTGCGGTTGTTTAGCggcctatttttaaaaagttatgctAAAAATTCAATTTGCCAGTTAGCTCTGCAAGTTATAAAAACCACTTTCATTTATTTGAATATTAACAAACAAACGAACCCTAGCCCGTTCCATGCCTGCCTGCACCataaatgtcttcttcttcttttttacagcaTCATCAACAAAACTTGAGAGAGGGGGAGCTTGGCTTTTTCAAGAGGAGGACAAAACTATCCCTTACTGTGGAGAGAATATAGGATGCATACTGAGCTCTACCATTTGCCAACCTTACCTTTGACGTCCCCTTAGTGGAAAAATACAGACCCGATCTTCGCAGCAAAAAGTACATCcttttccaggtttttttcccttgctCCTTAGCATGTAAATAACTGTGAATTTCAGGATATGTACTGGAacttaaaaacatctgaaaggggaAGAAAATACCACTTTGAACCCCACAGGAACAGACCTTTATCCAGCTACTCCTTCCTGTGCATATTTGGGAGCTCTGGAAGAGCTTCGGACTGACTGACAGGCGAGGAGTGTTGAGTTCTCAAAAGCCTGTGGGAATTCAGCTGCTGATCTGACTGAAACAGAACATGTTATTTGGTTTCCTATATTGCTAAGCTTTTTGCGAAAGGACCTCAGAGCTTCCACACACTCTGAAAACACTTTGCACGCTGCTAATGTTACTAAggatatggtaaaggtaaagggatccctgaccattaggtccagtcgtgaccgactctggggttgcgcgctcatctcgcattattggccgagggagccgacgtatagcttccaggtcatgtggccagcatgacaaagccgcttctggcgaaccagagcagcacacggaaacgccatttaccttcccgctggagcggtacctatttatctacttgcactttgacatgctttcgaactgctaggttggcaggagcagggactgagcaacgggagctcaccccgtcgtggggatttgaaccaccgaccttctgatcggcaagccctaggctctgtggtttaacccacagcacagcCCGCAGGTAGCCTGCTGTTATTTAGCCACTAGCCTTGACAGTGAAGTTCATGCTTTGCATTCCAGTAGCTGGGAGTCACAACTGGGGAAAGTTTtgttcaggtcctgtttgtggacttcTCAGAGGCTtcttgctggccactgtgagaataggatgctgaactagctgggcctttgttctgatccagcagaacaggGCTTTTCTATTGTTCTTATTTTACTTATTCTACTGAGCTCTACCATTTGCCAACCTTACCTTTGATATCCCCTTTGTGGAAAAACGCAGACCCAATCTTCGCAGCAAAAAGTACAGttgtgccttggttcccaaacggcttagttgtcgaataaatcggctcccgaacgccataaacccggaagtaagtgttctggtttgtggatgtttttcggaagccaaacgtccaacacggcttccacttgagtgcaggaaactcctgcagccaatcggaagccgtgccttggttttcgaaaggtttcggaagtcgaacggaggAAGTcaaacttccgaaggttttggaagtttgaaaaccaaggtaccactgtacatcttttTCCAGGTccgccctcccttcccctttAGTATGTAAatagcttggactactgcaatgcgctctacgtggggctacctttgaaggtgacccggaaactgcaattaatccagaatgcagcagctagactggtgactgggagtggccaccgagaccatataacaccggtcctaaaagacctacattggctcccagtacgtttccgagcacaatcaaagtgttggtgctgacctttaaagccctaaatggcctcggccctatatacctgaaggagcattcccacccccattgttcagcccggacactgagatccagcgctgagggccttctggcggttctgcacagaggggagtgggagggaaatgggtggagtacacatgcacattcaactgcctaatggcgtcCGTGTCACCCAAGAAGACttcgcagccacagagataaggaaagagtcgttctgttgtctggagaggtcacttcctggttcacatggagaagccgttttcaacggagcccagcgaTGCAAGCGTGCAACTCTATTGAAGGCACCACTGGATGTTGCAATCTTGCACCCCCTAACAGCCCCTGGGCCCGCACACGCTATGCCACCAGTACTATCTGTcagctccctcttcctccttagtctcagtgttgccccttgtagaactcagcaggacaGAGGATGAgcaaactagaattagttggctctgccagtCATGGGCTAAGATGCCATTCACTGATGGTCACCCAGATTTCTGTCTTAACATTTTTATGAGCACCAGCCATCACTGGCTATGCTTAAACCAAAACTCCCCATAGAGCAGAATGTGAGAGTGAAGAAGGAGGTTTGTTTTATGAAGCACTTAAATTTGGGGAATAGGGATCGTGCTGTTCTTATCAGTGCTGGGCCCTATTGTTCTGTCCACAAAGGCAATGCTTGAGATTTTCACTCAGCTGAGCAGTCCCGTTTTTAAAACATCAACATCTCACCTGCAGTATTTGCGTGTGGCTCGTGGCTCCATTGATCTCATTTGAGAAGGATATCAGGTGTTCAGGGAAGAAAGTctgttaaagaaaaaacaaaatactaGAAGGGTCCAGGAAAAATTCGCAGATGGAGACCACATTTAGTTAGAAGGCCTAGGTTTCGTTTCCTTTATACCCTGTTTATGAGCCCTCTTGTAAAATAAGAACCTCAGTAGTTGC
The nucleotide sequence above comes from Zootoca vivipara chromosome 1, rZooViv1.1, whole genome shotgun sequence. Encoded proteins:
- the GRB14 gene encoding growth factor receptor-bound protein 14 isoform X2; the encoded protein is MSLYGRRATLPVVTPIVLQKRVIKIYSEDDSSRALEVPSDITARDLCQLLILKNHYVDDHSWTMFEHLTSLGLERIIEDHEMMIEIQSRWGIEEGNRFYFRKNYAKYEFFKNPETFFPEHLISFSNEINGATSHTQILQMFLSSSTYPEIHSYLHAKEQGKKTWKRMYFLLRRSGLYFSTKGTSKEPRHLQLFSEFSSSDIYVSLTGKKISGVPVSYGFCFKPQKAGGARDLKQLYAESEQNRTCWVTAIRLLKYGMQLYQNYMHPYQGRSGCISRSTPVRSVSENSLVAMDFTGHKSRVIENPTEALSVAVEEGLAWRKKGCLRLGSHSSPNTLQNVPSNIAIHSSQPWFHHKISRDEAHQLILRQGLVDGVFLVRDSQSNPKTFVLSLSHGLKIKHFQIVPLEEEGKLFYTLDDGHTRFSDLIQLVEFYQLNKGILPCKLKHYCARIAF
- the GRB14 gene encoding growth factor receptor-bound protein 14 isoform X1, whose amino-acid sequence is MATPVAAGLRSSAGRVAVERRGGLSPKGVGGRRLGELAFSPWLTPAAPLLSARLREDRGKKTELDVLEIPSIPNPFPELCCSPFTSVLSASLLPKANPRIKQVIKIYSEDDSSRALEVPSDITARDLCQLLILKNHYVDDHSWTMFEHLTSLGLERIIEDHEMMIEIQSRWGIEEGNRFYFRKNYAKYEFFKNPETFFPEHLISFSNEINGATSHTQILQMFLSSSTYPEIHSYLHAKEQGKKTWKRMYFLLRRSGLYFSTKGTSKEPRHLQLFSEFSSSDIYVSLTGKKISGVPVSYGFCFKPQKAGGARDLKQLYAESEQNRTCWVTAIRLLKYGMQLYQNYMHPYQGRSGCISRSTPVRSVSENSLVAMDFTGHKSRVIENPTEALSVAVEEGLAWRKKGCLRLGSHSSPNTLQNVPSNIAIHSSQPWFHHKISRDEAHQLILRQGLVDGVFLVRDSQSNPKTFVLSLSHGLKIKHFQIVPLEEEGKLFYTLDDGHTRFSDLIQLVEFYQLNKGILPCKLKHYCARIAF